From a region of the Dehalococcoidia bacterium genome:
- a CDS encoding helix-turn-helix domain-containing protein — protein sequence MKPANALAMTDEQRKTLEAWTRARTTPQRIVLHARICLMAAGGRSNNAIARELGTSRATVILWRKRFQEQGCHGISIDAPHGTSPRRLNADKEKAIVEATLHTKPAGETHWSTRSMARARG from the coding sequence GTGAAACCTGCCAACGCCTTGGCGATGACGGATGAACAGAGAAAGACCTTGGAAGCATGGACTAGAGCGCGAACGACTCCGCAGAGGATAGTGTTGCACGCACGGATTTGTCTGATGGCGGCAGGAGGGAGGTCGAATAACGCCATCGCGAGGGAGTTGGGCACATCTCGTGCCACTGTGATCCTCTGGAGGAAGAGGTTTCAGGAACAGGGATGCCATGGAATCTCGATTGATGCCCCGCATGGCACCAGCCCACGCCGCTTGAATGCCGATAAGGAGAAAGCCATCGTGGAAGCGACGTTGCATACAAAGCCGGCCGGGGAGACACACTGGTCGACGCGATCGATGGCTCGCGCCAGGGGGTGA